The Candidatus Koribacter versatilis Ellin345 genome has a segment encoding these proteins:
- a CDS encoding Crp/Fnr family transcriptional regulator encodes MPASAVAPAVDVKSLLFDGVSAADQEEILADASIRSFAPREIIMHQGVRAERFFLMRSGCARFFLVTESGKKLPLLWAMPGDVVGGMGVVMHQRNYLLNCEAVRPTQIYVWRRDAIRKHLLRVPRLLDNGMHIASAYIDWLLNAYASVTCDSARDRLADVLTGYATAIGEPCKDGVLIDATNEEFAHAAHITKYTTCRLLAEWQKSGVIAKRRGKTILRDPGRLRRKSSG; translated from the coding sequence ATGCCCGCCAGCGCTGTTGCCCCCGCGGTTGACGTGAAGTCCCTGCTTTTCGACGGAGTCTCCGCGGCCGATCAGGAAGAAATTCTTGCCGACGCCTCCATCCGCAGCTTTGCCCCGCGCGAAATCATCATGCACCAGGGGGTGCGCGCCGAACGCTTCTTCCTGATGCGTAGCGGCTGCGCCCGCTTCTTCCTCGTCACTGAGAGCGGCAAGAAACTGCCGCTGCTTTGGGCGATGCCGGGTGACGTCGTCGGCGGCATGGGCGTGGTGATGCACCAGCGCAACTATCTCCTCAACTGCGAAGCGGTGCGGCCCACGCAAATTTATGTCTGGCGACGCGACGCGATCCGCAAACACCTGCTGCGCGTGCCACGCCTCCTCGACAACGGCATGCACATCGCATCGGCCTACATTGACTGGCTACTCAATGCGTACGCCAGCGTGACCTGTGACAGTGCGCGCGATCGCCTGGCCGATGTGCTGACCGGTTACGCAACGGCGATCGGCGAACCCTGTAAGGACGGCGTTTTGATTGATGCCACGAACGAAGAGTTCGCGCATGCCGCCCACATCACCAAGTACACGACATGCCGATTGCTCGCGGAATGGCAGAAGAGCGGCGTCATTGCAAAACGCCGTGGCAAGACCATCCTTCGCGACCCGGGGCGCCTGCGCAGGAAATCTTCGGGTTAG